The DNA window CAAGCGAGAACAGATCAAGTCGTTCGCTCACGGCATCATCGAATACTGCCACGACAACAAAATCCGCTATGACTTTTGGGGCATTTCCGACTATCCGAACATTACCAAAGAAGAGGAACGCGATCCCAAGGCGAAGTACGCGAAACTTTTCGAACCTCTCGTAACGCACCCAAAGTGGTTGCCCGGCACGATCGTCGATGTGGAGGAGTTCAGCGTGATCACGAGCATGAGTCCCCTTATTAGCTCCGACACGGCTCAAGCGGATACGCTTAAGGTTGCATTGACGGACCATTTCTATACCCACGGGGTGCAACAAGTCTTTCAGTGGGGACAACGAGTCGGGAGCGACGAACCATGGCCAACCAAGGTTTTCGAAGGAATGGTTGGGAAGACTCGCTACCAGGCGAAAATCACCAGCGATGCCGCAGATATCGGAGCGATCATCGTCAAGAGCACCTCGGATGAATCCATCGATGCCGTGCTCTACCACTACAACCCGTCGGATCTCGAAGCCAAGGACACCAACAAGATCAAGCTGAGGCTGATGACCGAATTCCCCGCCGGGACTCGCGTCTCTTTCCGTAAGACGCTCGCGGTCAGGGAGCAAAACAAGTTCAACACATTCATGGACCAACCATCCAGCTCGTCTTGGCTCAAGATGAGTTCCAGTAAGTACGGAAATGCCACCGACTCCCTTAATGCAGCCGGCAAAGCCCAATGGGAGAAGTACGAAAACCCTTCGTCCCGCGAGTGGGCTCAAACCGAGTTCACAAAGACTCTTCCCGCTTCCAACGGCGGGCCGGGATCAATCATCGTGATCGAAACCCTGCTTCCGGTATTCTCCTTCGAGAAGATCGAGGTGAGACGAACGAGATGACGCCGGTCAAATTCGGAATCATGGTTTTCATAATGATCGTTGAGTGGATATTGAAAACGCGCGCTGCCTTACAAGAGACGCATCCTTTTCTTGCGAGTGGCAAAGCCTTCATGCATCAGTTTCGGAGGTTCACGTTTCTGCTTTCCGCTTCAACCTCGCCATCCAAACTATGCCAATCTTTCAGGTTCGTTATGGATCGCTGAGTCTGCATGCCTTTGTACATCGAGTGCATCACTTGGCTGTATTCCTTCCAATGGAATTCGGCCTTCTCCATGTGCTTGGACACGCCAGCCCCATCTCCCTCGGCAAGCTTACAGGCGCCGCGTAACTTCTCCGCGTAGTAGAGACTTAGCATCGCGTGAACAATAAGTGCTTACTTCACAGGCTAGTAGTATAGTTCCATTTTGGCAGCGCTTCATCGTAGATGATTCTCAATTCGGATTTCAGTTCATCACTGAGTTTCTGACCGGTTTGGTAGGCTCGACGGATGACATTGACAGTGGATCGAAGTCCCGTTCGCGTGCTCGTTTGACGCATCAGATCGACAACCGTTTCGAGTGAGTCAAACAGACGCCCCGAGCAGGCCCGGCCGACGTGCGAAAAGAAGCGACGCTCGATCGGGTTGTACTTGCTACAGTAACTCGGCAAGTGAGCAACTCGGATCGGGATACCAATCGAATCGCTCAACTCCTGCAGGTAGTACTTGAACAGATAACGGTTCGCGGCATTGCTTCCTCCGCAATCGCATAGCAGCAGGATACTGGTAGCATCGGCATAGCACTGTTTGCCAATGCGATTCCAATACCAACGCAAACTGTCAGCGGCAAACTCACTGGTGTCATGACTCAGGCCGATGTTGATGTGCCCGACATTGCGTCGAATGTCGTAGATCCCGTGCGGGATCACTTTCCCATCGGCCCAACTGGGGAAATCGTGATCGAAGGCTTGTAATGCCGCGGTGCCGTAGAGCCTTCCTTTACGATACAAGCGACCGAGAAACTCCTTGGCTTTGGTGTCAATGGAAAAAACAGGATTGCCGTCACTTTCGTACAAGTCAGCCAACTCGGCGATGCGTTCAAACTGCTCCTCGCGATCGGGCGAGCGTCCTCCGGCGATGTCCTTTCTAATTTGACGCAAACCAAGGCCGATTTCGCGATACCATGCCTTGACCGTGTTGCGATCCACCGGCGTGCCCTGCTGGGTTACCTTGTCAGCCGATTGGCTTGGCGTTTGGCTGGTGAAGACGGCATCAGGATCGTCGGGGTCCCCGGCAGTTTGCAGTTGGAGTGAATCGATCAGATTGCTTTCGAGCTGACTGTCGGAATCGATTCTTTTTTTCGACCGCCGCCTGGGCGACGAACGCGACCGGCAGCGGGGTCGACCGGAAACTGTTCGATTTCGCGAATTCCTCGTTCGATGGTGCTTCTGGAGACACCGAGCAGCTTGGCGACGTAGATGATGCCTCCGTGCCCGAGTCGCTGAGCCTCCAAAGCGGCGAAGCGTCGTTGGTCCTTCTCGGACAAAGTCGCGAAGTAAGCTTGGCTGCGTTGCTCGGCAGCCTTATCGAGTTGATTTTGAAATGTAAATGCCATCCGTGACACCCTGAAAAGCAGGAGAAACTGGTAACCTTTCGCACAGCCTACCAAGTACATCCAATTCCGTCACTTGATGTTCACGCGATGCTAAGCNGCCTTATCGAGTTGATTTTGAAATGTAAATGCCATCCGTGACACCCTGAAAAGCAGGAGAAACTGGTAACCTTTCGCACAGCCTACCAAGTACATCCAATTCCGTCACTTGATGTTCACGCGATGCTTACTGAGCTGCTTGAACTTGAAGTGGATCTTCGGAGGGAATGCGGCGAGGAACCAACGGCGGCACAGTACCTGGAACGGTTTCCTCGCGACGTGGGAATTGTCAAGGACGTGTTTGATCCTTGTCATAATCCTCAGACAACACGATTGCTCTCTTCCAGCATTGAACCAGCCCCAGTGGGTCGAGGTCTTCACGTTCGATGCCCACATTGCCACAATCCGATTGAGATTGTGCCAGATGCTGAACTAGACAGTGTCCAGTGCCCCTCGTGTGGCAGCGATTTCAGTCTCGTCCGTGACGGCTCAGCCACCAAACACGCAGATGCCGTCACCGAATTAGATCATTTCCGATTGGTCGAGAGGCTCGGCATGGGCGCTTTTGGAAGCGTTTGGAAAGCCCATGACAGAAAGCTAGATCGTACCGTTGCGGTCAAGATTCCCCGCCATGGTCAATTTGACGAGGCTCAAGAGAAGGCGTTCTTGCGTGAAGCCCAGAATGCTGCCCAGCTGAGTCATCCCGGAATCGTTCCAGTGTTCGAGGTCGGTCGTGATGGAGACACTCTTTATATCGTTAGTGAGTTTGTTCGGGGGCTGACACTGGCTGATCAGCTAACCGGTCACCAACCTACCGTACGCGAAGCGGCGCAGATATGCATCAAGATATGCGAAGCACTTCAGCACGCGCATGACCGGGGAGTTATTCATCGCGACCTGAAGCCCGGCAACATCATGCTGGATTCAGACGGAACACCCCGGCTGATGGATTTTGGCCTCGCAAGACGCGACGCCAGCGAGATATCGATGACAGTGGACGGCCAAATTCTTGGCACACCCGCCTACATGTCGCCAGAACAGGCTAAGGGCGAGGCGAACAGAGCCGACGCTCGAAGCGACATATACTCTGTTGGGGTAATACTATTCAAGCTATTGACGGGAGAAATCCCGTTTCGTGGTAACACTCGCATGATGCTACACCAGGTAATTCACGATGAAGCACCGAGCCCTAGAAGCCTCGCGCCGAGTATTCCAAGAGACTTGGAAACAATTTGTGCCAAGTGTCTAAAAAAGGAACCGAGTGCGCGATACGCATCAGCGGATGAGTTGGCCTTGGACCTTGGGAGATTCCTACGCAATGAGCCGATCAAGGCAAGACGGGCAAGCGCGATTGAACGATTTTGGAGATGGAGCGGAAAGAACGTAGCACAACTTACTGGATTCTACGTAATTGCGGATTCACTGGTTCATGGGATCGCGCTTGCCGCAAGACTATCGGTCAATGACCGGGGATTTTCCGCTTATACACTCTACATGCTCGCTTACTGCGTCGGCCTAATGGCACTTCCAATGGTCTGTGGCGTCTACATATTTCAAAAGAACAAAATTGCAATACTCCTGACGCTCGCTTGGTACTCTTCCATCGCTTCGTTGTCATTGCTGGTGATGATTCCGTCTGGATCACGCCCTGTTGGTGACAGCATTGCAAATGCGGTGACGTTCTTTGGTCCATTGACCTCGGCTATCGTTGCAATCTTACTTTGTTTCCGGACCCTGGGAGCCAGAGAGACGGACGTGCCAAAAAAAGCGAAGGATTGCAATCGCGTTCAAGAGAGATTCCTTGCAACCGTTGCCATACTTCTGGGAGGCCCGCTATTACTCTATTCGGTTATGGGAATTTGGGTGTTCTTCATCTTGCCCGAACGGATTTTATTGAGGGACCTGGACGAGGCTCGGAACCAGGTTGTCGAAGGCGCAGAGCGAGGCACACCTGTTGGAGTAATCGCTCGCATGCCGAATCAAGCTCAGATTCGATTAACAGGCGACGCTGACGGTCGATTCGAACTAGACCCATACACAGGCGTAATCTCAGTAGGTGACGCGTCGTTGATAGATTTTGAATCAAACGCTCAACATCGGATCACGGTGACTGGTGTTGAAGGCGATAATCGCGTTTCAAGAG is part of the Novipirellula artificiosorum genome and encodes:
- a CDS encoding protein kinase domain-containing protein; this encodes MLTELLELEVDLRRECGEEPTAAQYLERFPRDVGIVKDVFDPCHNPQTTRLLSSSIEPAPVGRGLHVRCPHCHNPIEIVPDAELDSVQCPSCGSDFSLVRDGSATKHADAVTELDHFRLVERLGMGAFGSVWKAHDRKLDRTVAVKIPRHGQFDEAQEKAFLREAQNAAQLSHPGIVPVFEVGRDGDTLYIVSEFVRGLTLADQLTGHQPTVREAAQICIKICEALQHAHDRGVIHRDLKPGNIMLDSDGTPRLMDFGLARRDASEISMTVDGQILGTPAYMSPEQAKGEANRADARSDIYSVGVILFKLLTGEIPFRGNTRMMLHQVIHDEAPSPRSLAPSIPRDLETICAKCLKKEPSARYASADELALDLGRFLRNEPIKARRASAIERFWRWSGKNVAQLTGFYVIADSLVHGIALAARLSVNDRGFSAYTLYMLAYCVGLMALPMVCGVYIFQKNKIAILLTLAWYSSIASLSLLVMIPSGSRPVGDSIANAVTFFGPLTSAIVAILLCFRTLGARETDVPKKAKDCNRVQERFLATVAILLGGPLLLYSVMGIWVFFILPERILLRDLDEARNQVVEGAERGTPVGVIARMPNQAQIRLTGDADGRFELDPYTGVISVGDASLIDFESNAQHRITVTGVEGDNRVSRDFVIEVLDVPPKLTLEAKIPNGEVPKLAALGTCVGISVSGRDPNGPEVNLSLIDDAEGRFGLHENTGELFVADPSLLDREASHVITVEARAGADSSSAVAIPIGVVSDQSHELEIISLEDESESKRSVDRPSRLADQTLYSIVAFIVLISICCISYLVLLICGLLLLLGRSWAFLPLACVCIFELVFFLSTIFWTTAPKEEISLAVASNLGFACGGMSIQLVTLFPLWGPLACSWAIRSRLRAIHNNMPVPISARLVVAFVGVCAMLLAILGLLYSAFSSSIMFLI
- a CDS encoding GH39 family glycosyl hydrolase — encoded protein: MMKATIRTLAISALVFSFGSSTCAAVDVSVDFTEPEDARETLFDMWTVANRISPKNGANVRTGMTVNTVRMLGGIVEWGKNREKAERPNLAFDICTYDEENQQYIYHFDRLVNRINQIRKGGTEIYQIVLDQPPWAFQRGYTFIPDGERDGIHFRENERVSHYGNSLPPCDKKAYATFIKALMQHLVDVYGEDLVKTWRFRVGSEIETPEHWYGTEADFIEHFANTVTAIRSVLPDAIVGLHTRAPDFVYKKNNLGNYKREQIKSFAHGIIEYCHDNKIRYDFWGISDYPNITKEEERDPKAKYAKLFEPLVTHPKWLPGTIVDVEEFSVITSMSPLISSDTAQADTLKVALTDHFYTHGVQQVFQWGQRVGSDEPWPTKVFEGMVGKTRYQAKITSDAADIGAIIVKSTSDESIDAVLYHYNPSDLEAKDTNKIKLRLMTEFPAGTRVSFRKTLAVREQNKFNTFMDQPSSSSWLKMSSSKYGNATDSLNAAGKAQWEKYENPSSREWAQTEFTKTLPASNGGPGSIIVIETLLPVFSFEKIEVRRTR